Proteins encoded together in one Variovorax paradoxus window:
- a CDS encoding MaoC/PaaZ C-terminal domain-containing protein encodes MLERLTHKIGQEGLSGWHLITQEMVDRYAALSGDGEGEWIHLDPERAAREANYGGTIVPGFFQVSHLIRLTGEAMRTLLPFDANHALNYGFDRLRFVRPMPVGARFRARVRILEVTPKPGDSFLLKEEVLLELEDGTVTLAAEWLVFLGPRALPA; translated from the coding sequence ATGCTCGAACGCCTGACGCACAAGATCGGCCAGGAAGGCCTGTCCGGCTGGCATCTCATCACGCAGGAGATGGTCGACCGGTACGCGGCACTGTCGGGCGACGGCGAGGGCGAATGGATCCATCTCGACCCGGAGCGCGCCGCACGCGAGGCGAACTACGGCGGAACGATCGTCCCGGGCTTCTTCCAGGTGTCGCACCTGATCCGGCTGACCGGCGAGGCCATGCGGACGCTGCTGCCCTTCGATGCGAACCACGCGTTGAACTATGGATTCGACCGGTTGCGCTTTGTCAGGCCGATGCCGGTGGGTGCGCGCTTCCGGGCGCGGGTGCGCATTCTTGAAGTGACGCCCAAGCCTGGCGACAGCTTCCTGCTGAAGGAGGAGGTGCTGCTCGAGCTCGAGGACGGCACCGTCACGCTCGCGGCCGAGTGGCTGGTCTTCCTCGGGCCGCGCGCATTGCCGGCCTGA